In Acidovorax sp. 106, the following proteins share a genomic window:
- the flgF gene encoding flagellar basal-body rod protein FlgF: protein MDRIIYTSMTGANAAAHRQSVLANNLANASTNGFRAEMSTFRSVPVQGDGSTTRVFALEATSGYLNTAGPAKTTGRNLDAMAMGNAWFAVQGLDGLEAYTRAGSFDVSAAGQLVTPSGLPVLSDGGAPIDVPPRAEVTLGSDGTITAKTAGQPPQALGRLKLASPTAEDPLKRGDDGLFRTASGDPMPNDATARMLSGAVEGSNVNTVESMVGMIAASRQFEQQMKLLQTAETNDKSAAQLLSLNG, encoded by the coding sequence ATGGACCGCATCATCTACACCAGCATGACAGGCGCCAATGCCGCTGCCCATCGGCAGTCGGTGCTGGCCAACAACCTGGCCAACGCGTCCACCAACGGCTTTCGGGCAGAGATGTCCACCTTCCGCTCAGTGCCCGTGCAAGGCGATGGATCGACCACGCGGGTCTTCGCGCTGGAGGCCACCTCGGGCTACCTGAACACGGCAGGCCCCGCCAAAACCACCGGCCGCAACCTCGACGCCATGGCCATGGGCAACGCTTGGTTTGCCGTGCAGGGGCTCGACGGGCTGGAGGCCTACACCCGCGCAGGCTCGTTCGATGTGTCGGCCGCCGGCCAGCTGGTCACGCCCTCGGGCCTGCCGGTGCTGTCTGACGGCGGCGCACCCATAGACGTGCCCCCCCGCGCAGAAGTGACCCTGGGCTCCGACGGAACCATCACCGCCAAGACTGCAGGCCAGCCCCCGCAGGCACTGGGGCGGCTGAAGCTGGCGTCTCCCACGGCGGAAGACCCGCTCAAGCGCGGTGACGACGGCCTATTTCGCACAGCGTCTGGCGACCCGATGCCCAACGACGCCACGGCCCGCATGCTCAGCGGCGCGGTGGAAGGATCGAATGTGAACACCGTGGAAAGCATGGTGGGAATGATCGCCGCGTCCCGCCAGTTCGAGCAACAGATGAAGCTGCTGCAAACGGCAGAAACCAACGACAAATCGGCTGCGCAGTTGCTCAGCCTCAACGGCTGA
- the flgG gene encoding flagellar basal-body rod protein FlgG: MFTALYTAKSGMTVQQTNIDLHSHNLSNVSTTGFKRNFANIEDLAYQNYRQVGAAATEQNQLPTGLHMGLGARTVSIGRNFEQGSLQESKNNLDVAINGNGFFEVTMPDGTIGYTRDGSFKVDAQGRMVTSGGLPVANGITVPANATSISISSDGAVSATVPGNTAPQPLGTLAMSGFVNPAGLEPIGQNLFKESAASGQPQQGTPGTNGLGIVKQGFLESSNVNVVEELVNMIQTQRAYEMNSKAISTTDQMLAKLSQL; this comes from the coding sequence ATGTTCACCGCCCTCTACACCGCCAAGTCCGGCATGACTGTGCAGCAGACCAATATCGACCTGCACTCGCACAACCTGTCCAACGTGTCCACCACGGGCTTCAAGCGCAACTTCGCCAACATCGAAGACCTGGCCTACCAGAACTACCGCCAGGTGGGTGCCGCCGCCACCGAGCAAAACCAGTTGCCCACCGGGCTGCACATGGGGCTGGGTGCACGCACGGTGTCCATCGGGCGCAACTTTGAGCAGGGCAGCCTGCAAGAGTCCAAGAACAACCTGGACGTAGCCATCAACGGCAATGGCTTTTTTGAAGTGACCATGCCCGACGGCACCATCGGCTACACCCGCGATGGATCGTTCAAGGTCGATGCACAAGGGCGCATGGTGACCTCAGGCGGCCTGCCTGTGGCCAATGGCATCACCGTGCCCGCCAATGCCACCAGCATCAGCATCAGCAGCGATGGCGCCGTGTCGGCCACCGTACCGGGCAACACTGCGCCCCAGCCGCTGGGCACGCTGGCCATGTCGGGCTTTGTGAACCCCGCCGGGCTGGAGCCCATCGGGCAAAACCTGTTCAAGGAATCGGCCGCCTCGGGCCAGCCCCAGCAAGGCACACCGGGCACCAACGGCCTGGGCATCGTCAAGCAAGGGTTTCTGGAATCGTCCAACGTGAACGTGGTGGAAGAGTTGGTGAACATGATTCAGACGCAGCGTGCCTACGAGATGAACTCCAAGGCCATCTCCACCACCGACCAGATGCTGGCCAAGCTGAGCCAGCTGTAA